The window AACCACTACATGACAGGTATTTAAGGAACGCTGCCATTGTTCCAGATCTCAACCTGCCCCACAGCGACAGAGTCCTAGCTGCTGAAGAGAGGGCCTCCAGCAGTGTGTCAAGTAGCCAGCCAGGACTTCTGATGATCCACGGCTTCACAGTACCAGAGTACCAGCAGACATATCACTCAGTGGTGGATCCGCTGCTCTTCAGGCCGTGTGGGAAGCTCGCAGCCTACAGTTTGGAGCTGGGCCGTAACATTAAGGAGCATCTGTTTAAAGAGCTGGCCTACCCAACGCTTCAGATTTCAGAGCAGCCAAATGGAAAGGTGGAGGTCATGGAGAGATTTTGTGTACTCCGCCCTACACCCTTCATACATATAGACATTAAAGGGGAACCACAGTAATGTGCTCCCAGTGACTTTCTATAACACGAGTGTGCTATTTTATTTATGTCTCTTGACACTTTATTTAGACAATTTCTGTTTTCCTTGACATGTAATGTAGCAgctgaatttatattacaaatgTTTCTCGGAAAAAAGACATCAAATGTTGACATCTACAATAAAACTCATctttttaaacagtttaaaaagatgcaaagccTATGAAGCCAAAATCTGTGAATTTAAGGGATTGAATCTGCCTTTTAGTGCTCAGTATATCAAATGATTTGTTTGTGCTCTATGTCTGGGATCATCACATGTTCAACAGCACATGTGTGGCTGCAACCAAGGCACAGCCTATTTCTCCTTTCTAACATTTTAtcataaaaaatcaatattaaaaacaagacaagacagtgTAAGCCTCTTCTTTTACTCAGCACTATTATCACCAATAAATGTGACatctttaaaatgttcacttttaTAGGCCTTGTCtatgtttttgatttgatctgagataaattaattaatttaacttttttcccaTCTCCATTTTGTATGCTTTTCAAGTGATAATGTAAACtataaattacacacacatcccaTCATGGCTATCTTCCTGAAAGCTAGTACATTCCTAGACAGCATTGTATGTGGTGTGTATAGAGCCGCGTACCTCTTGACGTTGTTGTTGGTAGCCATCAGCAACAGCTTCAATGTTGTGGTTACCAGGAGCCAGCAGCGCATGAAAGTAGCCGCCCTCTGTAGTGAACACCCTCACTCCCCCATTCAGCACAATGATCGCCCCAACAATAGGCTTTCCACTCTTGTCCTTTACCACGCCACGCACCCCTTTATGGACCTGGATGAGACAGAAATGGAGGGCAAATTAAGGCTGAATGATAATAAAGTTTAATTAATCTTAAATCCTTCATTTGAGTCTTTAAACACTTATTTGACAGTTCACAACAAGATCAAAAAtccatattttccctcttacctgtagtgctatttatcagtctagattgttttagtgtgagtggCCGAGTccgtaaagatgtctgccctctcttcaGTTTACTGGAAGTAGATTGCACTTAGctcgtggtgctcaaagtgccaaaaaatacattaaaaaaaaaagcgatgtctcttttcagaaaccatgacccagttactcaagataatccacacaccttgttgtgagcagtttcatgtaggaattaTTTTCCTTCTACTGAAATtaacccaccaaccgtatcactgcacagaaagaagagtgcatctactgctaggtCACCTAGCGGAGTCccatctacttccattatattggagagaaggcagtcatctctacagccaatatctccagcTCACGGAAgctcacattaaaacaatctagactgataaacagcactacaggtaagaggaaaaatatgaattttgattttggggtgaactgtccctttaatgctaTAGCAC is drawn from Epinephelus fuscoguttatus linkage group LG5, E.fuscoguttatus.final_Chr_v1 and contains these coding sequences:
- the LOC125888242 gene encoding uncharacterized protein C22orf31-like, translated to MRPYGLRQSIRCPKKYGETIKERKPMLATNYDLDIVCGQSEVDSHKPLHDRYLRNAAIVPDLNLPHSDRVLAAEERASSSVSSSQPGLLMIHGFTVPEYQQTYHSVVDPLLFRPCGKLAAYSLELGRNIKEHLFKELAYPTLQISEQPNGKVEVMERFCVLRPTPFIHIDIKGEPQ